AATACATAATAGAATGTACAAGTTAGTTAATAATGCAAAAAATCAGAAATTGATGTAGTTCGTCTGCCAAATAAGCCTTACAATTTCATTAATCATTATATGATGCCAATAAATCTGAAATtctgcattacgttacataatcCATAAACTTAGCTTAACAATATTTTTGTAACTAATGATATTATTATAAGTACCCAATATAATCTTACATTTTTTATCTAATTCGTAACAGGTTGCTCATCATACAAAATTATGTATATACTTGTAAATGCATAAATGTATGCATATTATTACCAGTTGCCATACACTAACTTGTTGTCCATTATGTTCAATTAcatgtaataatataaataaaaaaaattgttaaatatacaatttatcatttatataattgtataaaatctttatataaaaacaaatattattttttatgttcACTTCTACAATAAAATATTACTACTTTAAAAACATAGAGTGATATTTGTACAATAATTTAACACAAAATTACATAAAACTAGAGATACTGTAATAGTAAGATAACCTGATACCAAAATAACAATAATCAAAAGacgtaaaaaataaaagattaaaattaaacatataatttactaataataaaatataaatatttaaatcactTACCTTTTGAATACGATCAAAATAAACGCAATTAGTATGAAAACAGTCacagaaattattatattacacaCATTAATTATCGTTTTACAAAAGTCTTGTACTTTAAAGACAGACACAAATgccattattttattaaaaattcttctTTCTCGAATTATGATAGAACATTGTAACCAGAGCAAAAAAGCACGTAAACATTTCAAATATCAACGAACTTCAATACGACGTTTTAGCAGATAACTCAGTATTAAGAAACCACGTGACAAAAACATtcaatctatgtatatatataacttcgCAAAATTACGAATACGTAGCACATAGAtagttttaattttaaatatttctttgtttcttaaaTCACGTAATGTAACTATTAATAATAAGCAAATATCTTAAGCTTTctacaaattttatttgaaatttttttatgaaaaattattgacATTTATTTAGGTTTGCATGATATATTTCTTAcaatgtttttatatatgtaaatgaATTACACAATTGTTAATAAGGAATTTCTCTCATTTATTTAAACATTTTCTTATACTtcgagaaaattaataaaagtttTTACTGAAATGTTAATATACATGtacaatacagaatatacacaAATACTAAATGACaggtttaaaaaattatatttgttaaaaatattgtaatgtGTAATACAGTAAGAATTTTGTACACAAACTTTCTGGACTActtgtaaaaaaaatataattttagttAAGCAATCAAAATATCATTAACAATAATACtttgtgtaataaaaatatcCTTTTTCAATTAAATGTTGTTTCCTTTTCTATTACTGTTTCCAAAACGTTACTTTTTTGTACatttatgaaacatttataTCCTCAGTTAAAATACAGGAATGGAAGATTATAAGAGATGTATTATCATTTTGTTTCGCACTTTGCCTTTTGTTCTGATTCTTGTGATCTTTTAATAACTTCCCTTTTCAAGATCTgtgcttttttcctttcttccttaGTTCTTAATCGagaatttcttctttcttcccttGTCCTTACACGATTTCTTTTCGATATTGGGTCTGGGACAGCTGTATGAGGTTTTAAAATACTAAAGCACCTTGGCTCCTTCGATTTCAATAATTCTCTACGTTGTTTCTTTGACAATACTGGAGTTGTTGTAGAAACAACGAATAATTCTGAATTATCACGAGCAGCAAAAGAACCTAACCTCTCTTCCAACCGAGAATCCTCCAAGAACTTATCAACGTCTTTCATGTCTACATATTTACGCCATGCTATTTTGTTCTTTTTGGAAACTCTACGTTTTTTAGTACTAGCCGCAGTCATCTTatcgtaattaataaaattatatcacgTACTGTAGCACTTAGTTTCTAAAAGATAATCtgattttcaaattattatctGTTGGTTAGGTTTATATTTAGGTTTCGTAATTAGTGAATTTGTATTTGAAAGATATTCCTGTCCATGAAAAAGGTACATAAGAAAGATAGTCTATATAACATGACataaaaatttctatgaaaaaaatTATGGCTTCAGAAATGTGTCAAAAataatttatcttatttcttaatctcattgatttaaaaaatacaaattcattacaatgtaatgaaaatttgaaacataGAGAGCAACAACTATTCAATTCTTTCAAATCCTAACTTCAAAATTTCAGAAGCTTTTCGTTCTTGATAATGGCATTTCCAATTGTATTGCTTTACAGTGTTACATCACTACATAAGCTTTTAATACTTTCAAGATTTCCAAGTTTTTCAAGAATTTTAGGTTTCAGGGTATCGAATGTTATCCGAATTGATTCGAATTTTGATAGTCTTGAAAAATATTGAATCATTTCGAAACTGAGGTTTGAATGCCCACTATTCTAATAGTCTTCATATAAAATCGCCACAACGTAACTGGTCGCATGAAAATCCAGCTTGTTCCCGACACACGTGTTGCGTATGCGTATACACACGCGCGCATCACCTGTGGTGCGGTCAGAAGGCTGGCCACAACAGCAGAGAAAAAGTTGTACTTACCGATGGCTGTCATCGCTTTTTCTGACAGATGTTTTTGCGTGATCTATCACACGAGCTCCACCGTTTCCGAACAGATTCCGCCAATAGTCTCACCTTTAGACCTTTTCTGAACTCAATATTATTGCGATAGTAGGGAGACAGATTCTAACCGAGTGTGCTCGCTTTTAAGTTTAAAGGGTGCGTCATTGGAATTCCAAGGATCACGATTACGCGAGAGAAGATCGTTTTAAAAAGGGGGCTGAAAGAATAAGACAGGGGAATATTAAAGAAGTGCGAGAAGAGATCACGTGAAATAAAGAGTGTGACTGAGGAACAAAGGGTATGGCGAAGACGTATGATTATTTGTTCAAGTTGTTGCTGATTGGTGACTCAGGGGTCGGCAAGACGTGCGTCCTCTTCAGGTTCTCCGAGGATGCTTTCAACACGACCTTCATCTCGACCATTGGTAAGCatatccttttttcttttctttttcccaaCAACATTTTCCTTTCTTACTTTTATTCATCTACTTTTGTTTACAAATTTTCAAGTAGTGGTACATATTTTTTCAATGAATATCAATGAATTGACTCATCAAATCTTCATATACAATTGAAAGATTAATTATCAAGAGAATATTTCTCTCAATAATATTTGCTATCTTACAAGTGTAAATTTAGTtgtatatttgtttttttttaagGATATATTCTTCTAGAAGTTTAATTTAGGTGACCGCTGCTTATGCAATGATTATTTAAATACAGTTATTACATTTGTAGAAAGAATTTTCTTTATTAAATGCAGCtgtgtatttttattttgtaatctcTATATCCTGAGTTCTTAATTTAGAGATTGCTTCCTTTTGTTTATTAAGATTTATTTAtagaagaatttttatttgtttatttggtTGTTTACCTTTTAAAGTTTCATACATATAtctatatgtaatatttatatttctatatatatgtatttagctATTTATATGTTTTACGAAATATTTGTGCAACTTCATAAACATTCTTATCtatatgtttatttatatacatacacaatAGTTACTGATTTATCTAAGATATCTTTGCTGTGTTTATTTCTTGTTTATTAATGTTTATTTTCAAAACATTCAAAATCTGAATATTAATTTCTTCAGTTTTCATTGTtccttaaattatttattataattgatGTTCTTTAAAGTACacatatttttaatatgtatatttatatttgtgtgATTATTTACTTCCATGTTCCTAATCCAGTTCTTACCAATACCAATCATAATACCAATTCAACCACATACCAATGACTTAGGAGAAAAGATTTAAGTAATGAattaataggaatatattttgctataataataataaaatgtgcAGTAAATTTAATACGTTTCTATGTCAATCAAATTTTTAATCCCATTATGTATTCAAGTAAATGAAAACAGATATTATTACATGAAATAAGATCTATTGGAAATATCGCATTACTCAATGggcatatattttttattgtattatgtttttttttacatttatgtaGATATTATTTGTTATCCAAACACGTGGCTTGAAGaaaagtaaaaatttaaaaaataagttatattttaatattatttaatattgaaaagatgagaaaaatttgattatatattttttttataaatggtAATTGTCAGTCATAAAATTGTAAGTAAAATTATATCAAGTGTATAAAGTCAGATCAATCAATTATTAAAGCCACCTTACTATGTTTATTTGGACAAAGTATATTTAGCACTTAAAGATTAAAGTAAATATCAATTCTTATTTTTTTCttaatatgaaaaaattaatattaatatttatttaatatatcaaataatgtatatttagaaatataagATATCATTCAATTTTATCTTTTGAAACTTTTTATATCTCTAATCATTTTATAGATATAATTCTATACAATTGTGTGAAACACCCTATAGAATAGCTTTGTATAGTCATgcagaataataaatttatgttGATTTAAATGCATATTCATGCATGTTTAAACATTCATAGCACAACATAGATTCCTTTATTTGTAAATGTAATGCATAATACTTTGTGATTGTTTTAACTTTGATTTGAATCAatctataattaaattaaaaaaaggatgtttttaaagaatatatatagatatttcaGAATTATACTACAGAAAAACTATAgtttttacatttattaaaatatacttgaaataaatttgaaatccAATCTAATTCTTAAAGGcacaaatttgtaatatttattatgTGCAATGTAATATTGTGTAGTATTgtgttatttgtaatattaagcatatttttaacagttatgatattatgtaatttgtttattaattcaataaattctTTTGGCCATTGATTTATGTTACTTATTTATTTCATGCTTCCAGGAATTGATTTTAAAATAAGAACCATAGAATTAGATggcaagaaaataaaattacaaatatggTAAGTACTAAGTAGTTAAATCAGATTCTTAAGactaaaatatttcataatataacTATTAAAATGTAGTAATatagtattaatatataattttaataagaaTGTCACAAATTTAAGATTGAATTACTTTGTTCAAAATtgttatatttcaaatatttttgtcaAGTAGACTCTATTTCATCAGAAAATCTTTCGAAAAGAAATATGTTTTACtctatataattttcctaatatttattgtaataaaattgttttatatgTCTTTAAAGGGATACAGCAGGCCAAGAGAGGTTTCGTACAATAACCACAGCATATTATCGTGGTGCAATGGGTATAATGCTAGTTTATGATGTAACCAACGAGAAAAGTTTTGAGAACATAAAGAACTGGATTAGGAACATAGAAGAAAATGCCTCTGCAGATGTTGAAAAGATGTTATTGGGCAATAAGTGTGAGCTCACAGAAAAACGGCAAGTTTCAAAAGAACGGGGGGAACAACTTGCTGTTgaatatggaataaaatttatGGAAACCTCTGCTAAGTCCAGCATCAATGTTGAAGAGGCATTTTACACCCTTGCACGAGATATCAAGGCTAAAATGGAAAAGAAACTGGTAAATATCTTTTTTCGATATGCTTCTGCTTTCTTCCTTTGTCTTCTTCTGTAGTTGTAGAGCGatgaaaggaaaaaagatattgattaataattctttactattataagtataattagttaatagtaaaaaatatagaattgGAAAAATTGACTGAACTTCCTAAAGGAAACTGTTTAAGTGTGTCACATCTAAATTTGAATCGAATAAAAAGTTTAATATATCAGTATATTTTAatcctatatttaaaaaattataagaatCTCTATTGTTATAATTATATACTGAAACatgaattatatacatatatatatgtaattcttTCAATGGTAATTCTAGAACtcaattttatcattttccAGAGATTAAAACTGACTCTTGTTTAAATATAGTTTAGTGGCTTTCACAGATATATTCTAGCAAATAGGTATATACTGATTAACCACCATTTCTTTGTTTCCTGTGTCTGTTTCTCTGTGTTTGGTGCGGGTCTGTCTCGGCAGAAGGTAACTCTTTCTCTCTGTACACATTACATATTTTGCACGACTATTTGTAATTTATCTACATTTAATACTAACACTTAGTACATTGTATCAGaaagttaaaaaataattctttccTTATTGTCAATACTTTATAAATTATGCTTTCTTCTtagttattttaaaatattatttactataAAAGATTTATTCAGATTCTTCTGATTCAATGCcactaataatatattatactatatatgtacgCGTATTTCACTCTTGTCTATGGTGGAGTGTGTTCTTTTTATCAAACTATGCTTTTGTTATGTAATAGCATGCATATTAAGAACTTATGTGGACATGTTAACACGAtaactgttttataaatttcatttcttattATTGCTTTCATATCTACCAACTTATATTCTTTTACTGTTATAGAAAgccatataaaaatatatgaatgaatattttatagtaACATATGACACACTTTTAATATCCTTCATAATTCTTCATAATCGATATTGACaagtacaaattttatttttggtgtttcaaattatttgttattaatacttagactgtgGATTTGTATGCATTTGAAGATGCAAGAATACACAGGTCTCATAATAtgcaagaatatataaaatatccaaatcaTAGTATTCTATAATATTTAGCAACTAAAACAATTCCCTAATAAAGTTTCATCTtaattttaaatgattaaaaatcaacataaacatccacagtctacttttatttaaataagtGGTATATTATATGAAATTAGTATCTAACAATGGAATTATTTTGAATACAGGAGGCATCAAATCCACCGAAAGGAGGAGGACATCAATTGAAAGCATCCGAGCCACAAAGGAAGCCACCAAGTTGGCTTGCACGATGCACTATACTCTGACCCATCAGCCGGCATATCCTCGACCGTCACCAACTACTCTTTACCTTCGGTCTCCTTCGCTCGTTGCACGTCGCGAGTACTTCTGTGATTTTACTCCTTGACGGCCACCTTCGTTTCCCTCCGTCGCTGCCGGTCTCTCTTTTTTACTGATTACTCATAGGAGCTCTTTTTATCCTGGAGGAGAAACTGCCTTTCCCCTCATCCTTTCcgaaaagaaattaaaagaccaaaaaaaagtaaaaaaaaaaagaaaaaaaagaaacaaaaaaagagaagaagaagaaaaaaaggcacATTCAAAAGAGAATTTCCCGAAGGAAACGAATCGCGAATTGTGataatttttgataattttttaACGACGCTCGAATACCATCTCGTAAGTCACATCGTTTCTACTTGTCACGTTTCATAACGAAATATTAGGAGTGCAATTGATCGAGCAGTCTTTAGAATGCTTACGCCGTGTAAAATTGATATACTGTCGAAGAAGGATAATCTTAACTTCTCGACCAGTTAATGAGCAATCTAgaaaataaatcaatttttagAATTGCGCGTCGTAAATAACGTGCAATTCTGCTTTTCGTTTATCGTGCGATTCATTTACATACGTTGTAAGCTTTGCTATAAATGAggataataacgacgataagCTGGAAGTTGGCCATCCGTAGAAACAACAATAAATCGTTGATTTGTTTTTAACGCGTTAACTTATAGTGGCTCATGAAAGTATTCTAATAATTACCGCAGAACTATTTTGTGAATATATCACATGTAATGtacgaaactttttgaaattttgttaccactgtaatgagacacgattatcgtgattataatagtaaaatttgaaatcgatTCGAAAGTGTATATAGAAATTTcaagatatttattacaaatatacagTTAGTGAAAAATTAGTACACAGCATGAATAGTCATCTTAAACGTAAGTAAGTGATAAAGATGAACTCTCTGAACATAgagaattattaatataatgcataattgactgtttaaatacttttgtgacCTCTGTAAAATATATGCTTCTACTACCTTATAGTTTCTATGtacatttgcaaatttatttctttatcaaTATAATCATGCTATTTAGGTTTCATTACAgtactaataaaatttcaagatgtttcctataacacacataatatatccaTAAAAGGTTTTTGTAAATATCTGAATACTTTCATGAGCTACTGTATATTTTGAAAATCTCTGTTCTCGTTTAAACGACCGTTCGATATTCAGCAATTTTGCTTCTATCGTATTAAAATTTGGTTGTATTAAATCAATATAGATAAACATGAAAAATATAAgatgtttttatatatttatgttcaGATGCTATGCATACGAAGTTTCTCCTCCACGTTTTAATTAATCAAGGGGTACGATTTTTTAACAcatattttttgcattcgctttatttaatttagtgaaaaaagagaaacaaaaggaagtaaacaagaaagagaaaataaaaggaagaaatttCTCTCCGGCCAACGCATGAGAAATCTCTTCTTTTTTTGAAAAGCATTTTAAAGCTATTTCTTTATAAGACATTGTAAAAGCAAGATAAAAAAGAAGGGAGATGCGAATAGGTGAACAATGGGCGgtcattttttatatataaatataaatatttatatagatatatatatacatgcatatatatctatatacacaTCGTCAAGTTAGCTTTTTCACCGGATCGAAGAAGAATTCCTCattttattaattcaataattagTGCAAATTCAGAacttgaaaaagaaagaaaataagacAGGAAGGCTCTTTCAATATTTTTGATTTAAACTCTTTTTATTCCTCCCGTTCTCTCTGTTGttgaagaaataagaaaaaaggaaaacgagAAAAAAATGGATAAAATAAGTAATACAAAAAAGATGGATCACGGATTTCGTCTTCGTTTGAAACGCTTGTTGTAATAGTTTTCTTTTTCCAAAGAAACAGAGGGTtctcttttttttgtttcttgttTCCTAAGAACGAGAAAAAAGGGATTCCAATCTGTTTCCACTTATATACTTAAAATATACGATtattataatacattttatattaatcCTATTCGTCTATTTTTATTGTTATAACCCGTCTTTCCTTTGATATCGCGACAcgatcaattttttaattgtcaAATGTTATCGATTAATTGcgaataatgataataatgataataataataatgttacaCGATTCCGTTTATACtgttattgatattatttatataattacgaCTCAGCGTCGACGGTGACTTTTTTTTATATCTAGTATATATAAACGTAGTgctatttaaagaaaaaagaaactatGCGTCGCATACGAacaatatttttctcttttcgttttAAGAAACTTTTCTTTCATGGTCAACTACTGTAATAAAGAGATCGCTGGAAAGCTTCCAGTTTTAgtttttaacaaaatggaacaaATTGAAAATGGCAACGAACTAACGGCTAATTTTTTCCTTACAATTTCAAATTGCTTCAATGCAAGGATGGTGTtgtatatacaaaattattagTAATTTTTTAACATGTTTTATAACGATAAgcaatgtaattttattttgaaatattttatcaagTCGATATAAACCTACTTATCAGATATCATTATCAGATGTATTGAGAAactgaaatgaaataaatgttggTAATCATCGACTTGATTAACTTCATTCATTAGAattgtttttattattgttatatttatgTTAAATTTGTGGACAGCTCGTTGAGGATTCTGTCcaatttttcttcaaatggtacaGGATCTTGCATTTTTGTTTTGAAGTTTGTTAACATTTCTTTCAGCTGAAAAATATAGATTAATAACACAAATACAATACATGATATAGTTAAACATTTTTAGTATTATGTAACTTTTTATGATACTAATAAtgcaaaagaataatataatctATATACCTTGAAACATAAATTTTCCATTTCTGGATATAATATACTATCATTAGGTAATTTGTTGAATTCATTAACAGAAAGAGCAGTTAGTTTATGTTGTAATTCTCTTATAtttgctttgtttcttttattaattgcaTGAGAACAGAGACCAAAAGTTTGCAATCGTCTGTTTAATTGAATTGCAGCTTTGCTACTTTCTAATAAATATTGCTGTTCTTTTGCAATCTTGGCaatatttctaatttaaataaacaaagattattttcaagctaatatcgtaattaataataaataaatgattgATACATGTAaagtttttataaataatattcatttcatacaaataaatatttacatattgatatattattataatcttAATGATATTTTTTACTATTTAATATAAGTAAAGAACTTTAAAAGTCTCTAAAATTACttgtaaattatataatattttaaacaaataaGATATCGTATCGTAAATAACTCTTAGAAAACC
This genomic stretch from Bombus affinis isolate iyBomAffi1 chromosome 16, iyBomAffi1.2, whole genome shotgun sequence harbors:
- the LOC126925575 gene encoding ras-related protein Rab-8A, producing the protein MAKTYDYLFKLLLIGDSGVGKTCVLFRFSEDAFNTTFISTIGIDFKIRTIELDGKKIKLQIWDTAGQERFRTITTAYYRGAMGIMLVYDVTNEKSFENIKNWIRNIEENASADVEKMLLGNKCELTEKRQVSKERGEQLAVEYGIKFMETSAKSSINVEEAFYTLARDIKAKMEKKLEASNPPKGGGHQLKASEPQRKPPSWLARCTIL